One window from the genome of Podospora pseudocomata strain CBS 415.72m chromosome 1 map unlocalized CBS415.72m_1.2, whole genome shotgun sequence encodes:
- a CDS encoding uncharacterized protein (EggNog:ENOG503P35T; COG:S) yields MVQFTKIVSALALTIAAVHAAPDLSQRQALPDPAGEKNIGNGAGGQFIGGQCNGAADCASGCCATLPRGGETIGVCSGVGAQTQAGKQGCGFEGGNAGGNGGGNNGGGNGGGNNGGNNNNNNQGGGNAGAVGGTIMPSTLVPDPAGAGNVGNGAGRQFITGECTSDADCASGCCALVNDGVRPAFGSCSGVGANTQNGKQGCGFPQGGGQL; encoded by the exons ATGGTCCAGTTCACCAAGATCGTCAGCGCTCTGGCCT TGACCATTGCTGCCGTCCACGCTGCTCCTGACCTCTCTCAGCGCCAGGCCCTCCCCGATCCCGCCGGTGAGAAGAACATCGGCAACGGAGCTGGTGGCCAGTTTATTGGAGGCCAGTGTAACGGCGCCGCCGACTGTGCCTCTGGCTGCTGTGCTACCCTCCCTAGAGGAGGTGAGACCATTGGTGTGTGCTCCGGTGTAGGTGCTCAGACACAGGCCGGCAAGCAAGGCTGCGGTTTCGAGGGTGGCAATGCCGGCGGTAACGGCGGTGGTAACAACGGCGGCGgtaatggtggtggtaacAAtggtggcaacaacaacaacaacaaccagggTGGTGGTAATGCCGGTGCAGTTGGTGGCACCATCATGCCCAGCACCCTCGTCCCCGACCCGGCCGGTGCTGGCAACGTCGGCAACGGTGCCGGCCGCCAGTTCATCACCGGCGAGTGCACCAGCGACGCTGACTGCGCCTCTGGCTGCTGCGCTCTGGTCAACGACGGTGTCCGTCCCGCCTTTGGCAGCTGCTCTGGTGTGGGTGCCAACACTCAGAATGGCAAGCAGGGCTGCGGCTTCCCCCAAGGCGGTGGCCAGCTCTAA
- a CDS encoding uncharacterized protein (EggNog:ENOG503PH9R), with product MAPTVTWRAGTAPRNPIQANGILAACQTAAQDAEFADFLTMEIWTGRHTSRSDRATHATTRLKTVIQTANGQHQVAHIYLDENYTYTGHALYPNVKHD from the exons ATGGCTCCAACCGTTACTTGGCGTGCGGGTACCGCCCCCCGCAATCCAATACAAGCCAATggcatcctcgccgcctGTCAAACAGCAGCTCAAGATGCTGAATTTGCAGATTTTCTCACAATGGAGATATG GACTGGACGGCATACGAGCCGCAGTGACCGAGCCACCCATGCCACGACCCGACTCAAGACCGTGATCCAGACGGCCAACGGGCAACACCAGGTCGCCCACATCTACCTAGACGAGAACTACACCTACACCGGCCATGCTCTTTACCCCAACGTCAAGCACGACTGA
- a CDS encoding uncharacterized protein (EggNog:ENOG503P6CN; COG:T) — MRVLAALQSYQRRLRSLSAKAMVNILEYNIGVAAEDLNRYCPGGFHPIHLHDKLHDGRYEIVHKLGFGAFSTVWLARDNQEQRNVTVKVVTADKSDETSRELSVLQALKERGDVNHPGHNHVSHLVESFHIQGPNGRHLCAVQDLLGPTTSSVTDRCPNYRLEGHLARSISRQLLLAVDYLHSAGVAHGDIHMGNVLFRLPELEVASPEVIIKDLGPPQTGKIARKDGGPLEPGMPEYLVEPAEFNPKIYPHLREVRLIDFGESFFLSDPPSEISTPMSLHPPELVFQRGLSRAVDIWNLGSTTYELITGRTPFEADFDDKDLIPQFQKVIGDLPEQWIQDALASGVLKEPPNYSTAEYFLSLEEEIRRSYNDGYERDTLQFGEAELETLGCYLRKLLVVDPDHRATTSELLNDPWVSQKEFKSQAT, encoded by the exons ATGCGGGTCTTGGCAGCGCTGCAGTCATACCAACGTCGCCTGAGAAGTCTTTCAGCAAAGGCAATGGTCAACATCCTGGAGTACAATATTGGGGTGGCTGCAGAGGATCTGAACAGATATTGTCCTGGAGGGTTTCATCCCATTCACCTCCACGACAAACTCCACGATGGCCGTTATGAAATTGTGCACAAGCTTGGTTTTGGTGCCTTCTCCACTGTATGGCTTGCACGGGACAACCA GGAGCAGCGGAATGTAACCGTTAAGGTCGTCACCGCCGACAAATCAGACGAAACCAGCCGCGAGCTGAGTGTTCTGCAGGCTCTCAAGGAGCGAGGCGACGTCAACCATCCTGGGCACAACCATGTCTCCCACCTTGTCGAGTCATTCCATATCCAGGGACCCAATGGGCGGCACCTTTGCGCCGTTCAGGACCTGTTGGGACCTACGACATCATCTGTGACGGATCGATGCCCAAACTACCGGCTGGAAGGTCATCTTGCCCGGTCCATCTCTAGACAGCTCCTTCTGGCCGTTGACTATTTACACTCGGCCGGCGTGGCACACGGGG ACATCCACATGGGCAATGTTCTATTCCGTCTCCCCGAACTGGAAGTGGCATCCCCAGAGGTCATCATCAAAGACCTAGGCCCTCCGCAGACAGGGAAGATCGCCAGGAAAGATGGAGGACCTCTTGAACCGGGTATGCCAGAATATCTGGTGGAACCGGCCGAGTTTAACCCGAAGATATACCCTCACCTGCGTGAGGTCAGACTAATCGATTTTGGCGAAT cttttttcctttccgACCCCCCTAGCGAAATATCTACACCAATGTCCCTACACCCCCCGGAGCTTGTCTTTCAACGTGGTCTGAGTAGGGCGGTGGATATCTGGAATCTTGGTTCCACG ACTTACGAGCTCATCACTGGTCGAACGCCTTTCGAGGCGGATTTCGATGATAAGGACTTGATCCCGCAGTTTCAAAAAGTCATTGGCGATCTCCCTGAACAGTGGATTCAAGATGCCCTTGCCAGCGGTGTTTTGAAAGAACCTCCCAATT ATTCAACAGCAGAGTATTTCCTGTCTCTGGAAGAAGAGATCCGGAGGTCCTACAATGATGGATACGAAAGGGACACACTTCAATTTGGCGAGGCAGAGCTAGAAACACTTGGTTGCTATCTTCGGAAACTCCTGGTGGTTGACCCTGATCACAGGGCTACGACCTCTGAACTCCTGAACGATCCGTGGGTTTCACAAAAAGAGTTCAAGTCACAAGCCACATAA
- a CDS encoding uncharacterized protein (EggNog:ENOG503NXA9; COG:S) produces the protein MSKRSSIFGRLGLRGRPNGDDAPPPAYDGLSTSSTSPQPQLQQGQTPATEEEADLTAAFESLNLSDAGSQPTADTCLAHLKLLLAIQTLKEDVGYTDGLFGLWDSLAGPIIVDEEKRRLAGAEHDKTLATLSRIREKRWALFVARASDRYEAWWKGIPGQRILSERDMSEPGRDQNAYSNFPTDSNLKFGWTENILPPLDVLMVWHTHMLNPRAFLEDAMLVGLRSFWSNGMPWALVNRVIDPETFSYRVSDQCKANWTKKTGHAWDVADDSPRKTLLCPRCNTSLEVLWTACGRPENHRPNPNTEIDLIGEGYGDGNLNSDCPQCGITIRKELLSVARFVKDVTALMGHSNKPMHGTILDTRSGIPELPDQTSVALKLRVPRTFPNAMLKSGCDSIRTDIMTLLHNPLIPDPTMEDVRRKIEYVLSRPSNVKEISGFKAGSASKHALRPGSRTAIRKMMNTYWQNFSPFGLDLSGAVMRQGIFVEKMVKLDWLHSPSARQTMERLIVKYNRFLAIMAENPDNVVVPTLDVDLAWHTHQLSPGMYYQHTVSLTGKFVDHDDKIEEGVLSAQFEWTSQKYQEKYGEVYSECTCWYCEAIRSSHVSGLSGALGVSKQERVADNFHSSGRAALCPPDKSAHISAHNAVMPTEDYRQTVRKRLVAVHQKRLDAAYAKAKARAEKKGRKIPPREAYVYDHWGHPVTQTGPYGHPMWWTAGMYFAWAPGAMMAGGCGGGGGDWGGCAAPGVGDGGFTGNCGGNGGCDGGWEAVVAPVGSWLWRGRLRWRWW, from the exons ATGTCCAAAAGATCGTCTATTTTTGGGCGTCTTGGGCTGCGGGGAAGACCAAACGGCGATGATGCCCCGCCGCCAGCATACGATGGCCTttcaacatcatccacctcaccGCAGCCTCAACTGCAACAGGGACAGACACCAGCTacagaggaagaagctgacCTCACAGCTGCCTTTGAGTCACTCAATCTATCCGATGCTGGCTCACAGCCTACCGCCGACACCTGCCTCGCCCATCTGAAGCTCTTGCTTGCCATTCAGACTCTGAAAGAAGATGTGGGATACACCGATGGGCTGTTTGGCCTGTGGGACTCCCTTGCAGGACCCATCATTGTCGACGAAGAAAAGCGACGGTTAGCTGGTGCCGAACATGATAAGACTTTGGCAACCTTGAGCAGGATCAGAGAGAAGCGGTGGGCGCTTTTTGTGGCTAGGGCATCGGACCGATATGAGGCTTGGTGGAAAGGGATTCCTGGTCAAAGAATCCTGAGCGAGCGTGATATGAGCGAGCCTGGAAGGGATCAGAATGCATATTCCAACTTCCCCACCGACTCAAATCTCAAGTTTGGGTGGACGGAAAATATTTTGCCGCCTTTGG ATGTACTGATGGTATGGCATACCCACATGCTCAACCCTCGTGCTTTTCTCGAGGACGCCATGCTCGTTGGTCTGCGATCATTCTGGTCCAATGGCATGCCATGGGCGCTCGTCAACCGAGTCATTGATCCCGAGACCTTTTCATACCGCGTGTCGGATCAATGCAAAGCCAACTGGACCAAGAAGACGGGGCACGCGTGGGATGTCGCTGATGACTCCCCCAGGAAGACACTGCTTTGCCCTCGATGCAACACCTCTCTTGAGGTTCTCTGGACAGCTTGTGGCCGACCTGAGAACCACCgccccaacccaaacactGAGATTGATCTCATTGGCGAAGGCTATGGCGATGGAAACCTCAACTCCGACTGTCCTCAATGTGGCATTACCATCAGAAAGGAACTATTATCCGTAGCGAGATTCGTCAAGGACGTCACGGCACTCATGGGACACTCCAACAAGCCCATGCATGGCACTATCCTCGACACCCGCTCCGGGATCCCCGAGCTTCCGGATCAGACATCTGTCGCGCTCAAACTCCGCGTCCCACGAACGTTCCCTAACGCCATGCTCAAGTCCGGCTGCGACTCCATCCGCACCGATATCATGAcactcctccacaacccaCTCATCCCGGACCCAACGATGGAGGACGTGCGCAGAAAGATTGAATATGTCCTGTCCAGGCCGTCAAACGTCAAAGAGATCAGTGGCTTCAAGGCGGGCTCGGCATCAAAACACGCCTTGAGACCGGGCTCTCGGACGGCAATCCGCAAGATGATGAACACATACTGGCAGAATTTCTCGCCTTTCGGGCTTGATCTCTCTGGAGCGGTGATGAGGCAGGGTATTTTTGTGGAAAAGATGGTTAAGCTTGACTGGTTGCACAGTCCGTCCGCCCGTCAGacgatggagaggttgattgTGAAATACAACCGGTTCCTTGCCATCATGGCGGAGAACCCTGACAATGTGGTGGTGCCAACGCTGGATGTGGATTTGGCGTGGCATACTCATCAATTGAGTCCGGGCATGTACTACCAACACACGGTGTCGCTGACGGGGAAATTTGTCGATCACGATgacaagattgaggagggagtTTTGAGCGCGCAGTTTGAGTGGACGAGTCAAAAGTATCAGGAGAAGTATGGGGAGGTGTACAGTGAGTGTACTTGCTGGTATTGCGAAG CCATTCGATCTTCTCACGTTTCTGGCTTGTCAGGCGCCCTGGGGGTGTCAAAACAGGAGAGAGTGGCAGACAACTTCCACTCATCTGGCCGGGCGGCGCTTTGCCCACCGGACAAGTCGGCGCACATTTCTGCTCATAATGCTGTCATGCCGACTGAGGACTATAGACAGACAGTCCGTAAACGGTTGGTGGCTGTGCACCAAAAGCGATTGGATGCCGCTTATGCCAAGGCAAAGGCGAgagcggagaagaaggggagaaaGATACCGCCTAGGGAAGCGTATGTGTACGATCATTGGGGTCACCCTGTCACGCAGACTGGCCCGTATGGACATCCGATGTGGTGGACAGCCGGTATGTATTTTGCTTGGGCTCCGGGTGCCATGATGGCTgggggttgcggtggtggcggaggggattgggggggatgtgctgctcctggtgttggtgatggtgggtttACGGGGAACTGTGGAGGAAATGGGGGGtgtgatggggggtgggaggcggTAGTGGCGCCTGTGGGGAgttggttgtggagggggcggttgcggtggaggtggtggtga
- a CDS encoding uncharacterized protein (COG:F; COG:J; EggNog:ENOG503NWY3), giving the protein MSPPLAMIFLGVEEIVLAHQSSVLTKWKLQTQEFDTICWNHPDNRSDYRPNSFPHTIIPTQAPSQAAFLVTSDEVFVAVGYRSHPVLILSIFEFRLVSICATKFDSKGVNDLIFNPDPEFRTLMAAFEDGSLCL; this is encoded by the exons ATGTCACCACCGCTGGCCATGATATTTCTCGGTGTCGAAGAGATCGTATTGGCACACCAATCTAGTGTCCTCACAAAATG GAAGCTACAAACACAGGAGTTTGACACGATTTGCTGGAATCATCCGGACAACCGTAGTGACTACAGACCAAACTCCTTTCCGCACACGATCATTCCGACACAAGCCCCATCTCAAGCAGCATTTCTCGTTACCTCTGACGAGGTATTTGTCGCTGTCGGCTATCGTTCACATCCAGTTCTCATCCTGAGCATCTTCGAGTTCCGTCTGGTTAGTATTTGCGCCACCAAATTCGACAGCAAGGGAGTCAATGacctcatcttcaacccTGACCCGGAATTTCGTACCCTAATGGCAGCCTTTGAGGACGGTAGTCTCTGTCTTTGA
- a CDS encoding uncharacterized protein (COG:G; EggNog:ENOG503P1MW): MESEAFVRGDEGAVFQLDRAVLDVLPNVAEIVNVSHHGESAWAKALRVDTLTTNGNKESYFMKVSVGTHGREALGTSAIFAITPDFCPLPIAWGSLKTQEDSHFYLCKFYDFTDGVPEPVSFCEKLARLYSSGSSPEGKFGFHCTTYNGDLPQDSTWHNSWEQSFANGLRNVLQVRKDRAGPHDELDSLLPDLFDKVIPRLLPPLETSGRTIIPSLVHGDLWCGNASIVNEETEEGIVYDPAAFWAHYEYELGNWRPARNQFTRLYFDEYHSHVPKAEPAEDYDSRNALYALRFDLHAAALFSTQEEYVQMAIDEIQRLVEKFHDGITKGTE, encoded by the exons ATGGAAAGCGAAGCTTTTGTGAGAGGGGACGAAGGTGCAGTTTTTCAGCTGGACCGAGCTGTTTTGGACG TCCTTCCCAATGTCGCTGAGATAGTCAATGTCAGCCACCATGGAGAATCGGCCTGGGCCAAAGCTCTCCGCGTTGATACTCTTACGACGAACGGCAACAAGGAGAGCTACTTCATGAAG GTTTCTGTTGGAACTCACGGCCGCGAAGCATTGGGCACATCGGCCATCTTTGCTATCACGCCTGATTTCTGTCCACTACCCATCGCTTGGGGCAGTCTCAAAACTCAGGAAGATTCTCATTTCTACCTTTGCAAATTCTATGACTTTACGGATGGCGTGCCTGAGCCTGTGTCATTTTGCGAGAAGCTTGCGCGGCTGTATTCGAGCGGTAGTTCTCCCGAAGGAAAGTTTGGCTTCCATTGTACTACGTACAACGGAGACTTGCCCCAGGATAGCACTTGGCACAACAGTTGGGAGCAATCTTTTGCCAATGGACTACGAAATGTTCTTCAAGTCCGTAAAGACCGGGCAGGTCCCCATGACGAGCTGGACTCTCTGCTCCCTGACCTCTTCGACAAGGTAATTCCACGACTGTTGCCCCCACTGGAGACGAGTGGTCGCACCATAATACCGTCTCTGGTTCATGGTGATCTATGGTGTGGGAATGCCAGTATTGTCAACGAAGAGACAGAAGAAGGAATCGTGTATGATCCCGCTGCATTTTGGGCTCACTATGAGTATGAACTGGGCAACTGGCGGCCGGCAAGGAACCAGTTCACTCGTTTGTACTTTGACGAGTACCATTCACATGTGCCAAAGGCTGAACCCGCCGAGGATTACGATTCTAGGAACGCTCTGTATGCTCT ACGATTCGACTTGCACGCTGCGGCACTCTTCTCAACCCAGGAGGAGTATGTTCAGAT GGCCATTGACGAAATCCAACGGCTGGTAGAAAAGTTCCATGATGGAATCACCAAAGGCACAGAGTAA
- the RCD-1 gene encoding Regulator of cell death-1 (rcd-1)-like protein, whose product MYPDKSTKQGFSSSRSFRRSGTGSDLQPLNSAQTAALIVFGVLIGLITTGIIIWCCCCRGPGWQRRSSSRSRVKIIRMSGPRGEKGEKGSPGPMGMQGLPGLPAPAVFLPLPASAAPVPIRPLGPRGMLPGALPGINTGAGGTTKQSSRECSPERKHNPLHIHPPHPHSRPQPSIPPTQYSLPPHLQKFAQPLTPAAPSVSQLPSQPLPPSNTQIRPLPLPSQPPLRIQPLRIPPPTLPHPQHRYYQPRPPIAKIINDHAAGVTRPLPLALPIGRHGMVNLALKYQVHSEKGASSQPVSLRGLESGYQSAYCESSAESDDGGEMGYESMENFGRVEEDRRGRWARMGV is encoded by the coding sequence ATGTATCCCGATAAATCCACCAAACAAGGTTTCTCTTCCTCGAGATCATTCCGGCGATCAGGCACCGGATCAGATCTTCAGCCCCTCAACTCGGCTCAGACGGCCGCCCTTATCGTCTTTGGGGTTCTCATCGGCCTCATAACGACGGGGATAATAAtctggtgctgttgctgccgtgGACCAGGCTGGCAGCGCAGATCTAGCTCGAGATCCAGAGTCAAGATCATCCGCATGTCTGGGCCACGAGGCGAGAAGGGTGAGAAGGGATCACCAGGACCGATGGGGATGCAAGGGCTACCTGGTctcccagcaccagcagtcTTTCTACCTCTTCCCGCCTCGGCAGCGCCAGTGCCGATTCGCCCTCTGGGGCCAAGGGGGATGCTTCCCGGTGCGCTTCCTGGCATCAACACGGGTGCTGGCGGGACCACCAAGCAGAGCAGCAGAGAGTGCTCCCCGGAACGCAAACACAATCCCCTCCATATacatccaccacatcctcatTCTCGTCCACAACCGAGCATACCACCAACACAATATTCTCTACCTCCCCACCTTCAAAAGTTTGCTCAGCCCCTCACCCCAGCGGCACCGTCCGTCTCGCAACTACCATCACAACCATTACCGccatcaaacacccaaaTCCGACCATTGCCATTGCCGTCACAACCACCGCTGcgaatccaacccctccgcattcctccaccaacccttcctcacccccagcACCGCTACTACCAACCCAGGCCCCCCATCGCAAAAATAATCAACGACCACGCAGCAGGCGTCACCAGGCCATTGCCGCTAGCCCTCCCAATAGGTCGCCACGGAATGGTAAATCTTGCCTTGAAGTACCAAGTCCACAGCGAGAAGGGGGCATCCAGTCAGCCGGTATCCTTGAGGGGACTGGAGAGCGGGTACCAAAGTGCGTATTGTGAGAGTAGTGCCGAGTCTGACGacgggggggagatgggataCGAGTCGATGGAGAATTtcgggagggtggaggaggatcggagggggagatgggcgaGAATGGGGGTGTAG
- a CDS encoding uncharacterized protein (EggNog:ENOG503P03W; COG:G; COG:M), producing the protein MSTKPTIFIIGGTGAQGIPVIIGLVQDGAYAVRVLTRDPNSRRAKHLLTLSPDVSLIPGTFTSEADLRAGFQGCWGAFINIDGFATGEAMETFWTYRCYELAIECGIKFYVHGNLDYGYKLGGYDARFRCGHYDGKGRMGEWILSQNASNKKRMKAALFTTGPYIEMALAPFTPMAPRVEVDEASGEQVVTWRVPLGEKGGVPHVSLDDCAYYVRWLFDNPERADGMNLAVAVDHIHYSEVASAFEKVTGHKAKHVDVDLEMYFSTGHWGMTASLPTGYTVDSTSPALMNLKDNFTGFWRLWQGSGSNQGVVKRDYALLDEIHPNRIKSVEEFFRREDDKAKADGRGSLWEAVANPRPILKIHQDGSLRSAQKGRM; encoded by the coding sequence ATgtccaccaaaccaaccatcttcatcatcggcggCACCGGCGCCCAAGGCATCCCCGTGATCATAGGCCTCGTCCAAGACGGAGCCTACGCCGTCCGAGTCCTCACCCGCGACCCCAACTCCAGACGCGCGaaacacctcctcaccctcagcCCCGACGTCAGTCTCATCCCCGGCACTTTCACCTCCGAAGCTGACCTCCGCGCCGGCTTCCAAGGCTGCTGGGGCGCCTTCATCAACATCGACGGGTTTGCAACCGGCGAGGCAATGGAAACCTTTTGGACCTACCGCTGCTATGAACTCGCCATTGAGTGCGGAATCAAGTTTTATGTTCATGGTAATCTTGACTATGGGTACAAGCTCGGTGGGTATGACGCGAGGTTTCGGTGCGGTCACTATGATGGGAAGGGACGGATGGGGGAGTGGATTCTGAGTCAGAATGCttccaacaagaagaggatgaaggcTGCGCTGTTTACGACTGGGCCGTATATCGAGATGGCGCTTGCTCCGTTTACACCTATGGCGCCAAGGGTGGAAGTTGATGAGGCTTCGGGGGAACAGGTGGTGACTTGGAGGGTGccgttgggggagaagggaggggTGCCGCATGTTTCGTTGGATGACTGCGCGTATTATGTCAGGTGGCTGTTTGACAACCCCGAGAGGGCGGATGGGATGAACCTGGCGGTGGCGGTTGATCACATCCACTACTCGGAGGTGGCCAGCGCTTTTGAGAAGGTTACTGGACACAAGGCCAagcatgttgatgttgatctcGAGATGTACTTTTCAACTGGGCATTGGGGTATGACCGCCTCGCTACCCACTGGATATACGGTGGATAGTACGAGCCCGGCACTTATGAACCTGAAGGACAACTTCACCGGGTTTTGGAGATTATGGCAGGGGTCTGGATCGAATCAGGgtgtggtgaagagggattACGCCCTGCTGGACGAGATCCACCCAAACAGGATCAAGAGCGTGGAGGAGTTCTTCAGAAGGGAGGATGACAAGGCAAAGGCAGACGGACGGGGATCGCTATGGGAGGCTGTTGCCAACCCAAGGCCTATTCTCAAGATTCACCAGGACGGCAGTTTGCGAAGTGCCCAGAAGGGTCGCATGTAA
- a CDS encoding uncharacterized protein (EggNog:ENOG503P2MV; COG:S), whose product MDPVSSFFVSSSLSLAQRLQLSNMVYYGVVSKGCQRCRQRKIKCDQRKPECTRCHKSGLPCPGYRDLNEVIFRDESSRIIRISRKGERKQTGPALSPSAANPLPASLTSPADEVGANFFFAKYVFHQDPFSTSSGYQDWLATAYRHHDGRFAPLRAAVEAAGLAGLSNINPSPQLSVQSRQQYRHALTAVKEALSNPSQAADDATLMAVILLGLYEMINFDTWDRYHSWTTHIQGATALLDLRGQEQFTRERGGQLYVQIRPQILLACMKQRVAVPPALVTATYNFQSSGIREQLHQRETRNPASICEISFRVVNLRAAVKHGTLSQEAILQSALDIDADLKTWREGLPFSWEYCTSDDSTGFNGKRHQYGSLSMAKVWNNWRTLCILVGRIVVQNKVCAVERKATTLRWIHELMADVCISASSVGEDGFALSLVQPLHIIAIQSLAPLDTRRFAVEKLRSIGVLTGVRIAVLLANDIARRLKEQSFEGG is encoded by the exons ATGGACCCTgtgtcttctttttttgtttctagTTCTCTCTCACTCGCCCAGAGACTTCAGCTATCAAACATGGTTTATTACGGTGTTGTGAGCAAAGGCTGCCAGCGCTGCCGGCAGCGAAAGATCAAG TGTGATCAGCGCAAACCGGAGTGTACGAGATGTCACAAGTCCGGTCTTCCGTGTCCCGGCTACCGAGACCTGAATGAGGTAATCTTTCGAGACGAGTCCAGTCGGATTATTCGGATATCCCGCAAGGGGGAGAGAAAGCAGACCGGTCCTGCCTTATCTCCGTCGGCTGCCAACCCTCTGCCGGCTTCACTCACCAGTCCCGCCGACGAGGTTGGTGCAAACTTCTTTTTCGCCAAATACGTTTTTCACCAAGACCCGTTTTCCACAAGCTCGGGCTATCAAGATTGGCTAGCTACCGCTTACCGTCATCATGATGGTCGTTTTGCACCTCTTCGAGCAGCCGTCGAGGCGGCAGGTCTGGCAGgtctctccaacatcaaTCCTTCGCCTCAACTCTCGGTCCAATCCCGGCAGCAGTATCGACATGCCCTTACCGCCGTCAAGGAGGCTCTGAGTAACCCATCCCAAGCGGCTGACGACGCCACCCTCATGGCCGTCATCTTGCTCGGACTCTACGAGATGATCAACTTTGACACGTGGGATCGATATCACAGTTGGACAACCCACATCCAGGGTGCCACAGCCTTGTTGGATCTGCGAGGTCAAGAGCAATTTACTCGGGAGCGCGGAGGGCAACTCTACGTGCAGATCCGGCCTCAAATA CTCCTCGCATGCATGAAGCAGCGGGTCGCTGTCCCGCCTGCCCTCGTGACAGCAACGTACAACTTCCAGTCGAGCGGCATCAGGGAGCAGCTGCACCAGCGGGAGACGCGGAATCCAGCTTCGATATGCGAGATTTCCTTCCGGGTCGTCAACCTTCGAGCAGCCGTCAAGCACGGAACTTTAAGTCAAGAGGCTATTCTTCAGAGCGCGTTGGATATCGATGCAGATCTCAAAACATGGAGGGAGGGGCTTCCTTTTTCGTGGGAGTACTGCACCTCTGACGACAGCACCGGCTTCAACGGGAAGCGCCACCAATACGGAAGTCTGTCGATGGCAAAGGTGTGGAACAATTGGAGGACGCTGTGCATCCTGGTTGGAAGGATTGTGGTGCAGAACAAAGTGTGCGCAGTTGAAAGGAAGGCCACGACGCTCAGATGGATCCATGAGCTGATGGCGGACGTGTGCATCTCGGCTTCGAGCGTTGGGGAGGACGGGT TTGCTCTTTCTCTTGTTCAACCATTACACATCATCGCCATACAATCGCTTGCCCCGCTCGACACACGGAGGTTTGCTGTCGAGAAGCTGAGAAGCATTGGGGTGTTGACTGGTGTTCGGATTGCAGTTTTGCTTGCCAATGACATTGCCAGGAGACTCAAAGAACAGTCTTTTGAAGGGGGATGA
- a CDS encoding uncharacterized protein (COG:Q; EggNog:ENOG503P047) has protein sequence MPHQEAEQTFRSYGKEDSEHYTKHRPNYHPSLYKAILNHHTYTGGKLDTLLDVGCGPGSHAVRTLAPHFAHAIGIDPGEGMITAAKNLLTTDPIFTKTSESIDFQVGSAEQLEKITPKNSVDLITASHAAHWFDMPLFWKSAANVLKPGGSVAIWASGEIRINPNIPAGRAIQQTIDLFWDRHFKDFVVPGNEMIKHSYADLLLPWTLPEPIDDFEKDTFYRREWSPSESFFDVENSEVSLNKWEKIMSTGTPVTRWREAHPDDAGTERDPLRKCRREIERLLHEAGVEKGKETVKGYTKGVLLMVKRK, from the coding sequence ATGCCTCACCAGGAAGCTGAACAGACCTTCCGGTCCTACGGCAAGGAAGACAGTGAACACTACACCAAACACCGGCCAAACTACCACCCTTCCCTCTACAAagccatcctcaaccaccacacctacaCCGGCGGCAAGctcgacaccctcctcgacgtAGGCTGCGGCCCCGGCTCCCACGCCGTCCGTACCCTCGCCCCCCATTTTGCTCATGCCATCGGCATCGACCCCGGCGAAGGCATGATCACAGCCgccaaaaacctcctcaccactgaccccatcttcaccaaaacATCCGAGTCGATCGACTTCCAGGTCGGCTCTGCCGAGCAACTTGAGAAaatcacccccaaaaacagcgtcgacctcatcaccgcctcccaCGCCGCCCACTGGTTCGACATGCCCCTGTTCTGGAAGTCGGCCGCCAACGTCCTCAAGCCAGGCGGCAGCGTGGCCATCTGGGCAAGCGGCGAGATCCgcatcaaccccaacatccccgcCGGCCGGGCCATCCAGCAGACCATCGATCTCTTCTGGGACCGCCACTTCAAGGACTTTGTCGTCCCCGGCAACGAGATGATCAAGCACAGCTACGCtgaccttctcctcccctggACCCTCCCCGAGCCGATCGACGACTTTGAGAAGGACACGTTTTACCGGAGGGAGTGGAGTCCCAGCGAGAGCTTCTTTGATGTGGAAAACTCCGAGGTGAGTCTGAACAAGTGGGAGAAGATTATGAGCACCGGTACGCCGGTGACGCGCTGGCGGGAGGCTCATCCTGATGATGCCGGGACGGAGAGGGATCCGTTGAGGAAGTGCAGGAGGGAGATTGAGAGGCTGCTGCATGAGGCCGGtgttgagaaggggaaggagacggTCAAGGGGTACACCAAGGGGgttttgttgatggtgaagagAAAGTAG